The genomic segment GTAAAAGTCTTCCATTTGAACCTTTTGGAGTTTGTTTAAAACTTTGATGCGCTCTTCGGTCGTTTCGGCAAGAATCATCTCTCTAAAGGTGTTGATACGTTTTGTCTCAAAGAACATGTGTTCGGTTCGGCACAATCCGATACCTTCGGCGCCGAAACTAACCGCCAACGCAGCATCGCGAGGACTGTCGGCATTGGCACGGACATGGAAGTCTTGGATAAACGAACGGGTCAGATCGATAAAGTCAAGCAAACCGGAGGTTTTGGGATCGGGTTCAATCAGCTCTGCTGCGCCGAAGTATACCGTCGATTCGCCGTAATAGGGTACTTGTAGGGTGATGTAATCCCCTTCTTTAATGGTAACCCCATTGATAACGGCTTTGTTCGCCATAATTTTCATATCGGGACGTACCAACGAAATTTTTCCGTATTGACGTGAAACAACGGAGGCGTGTGCCGAATAACCGCCCTCATTCGATAAAACGCCGGTAGAAACTTCAATCGCCTTTACGTCGCCTGCATAGCTGGCCGGTACGCAGAGAATACAACGGGTATCGGCGCTTTGCAAACGCGCAATATGCTGCGCTTCAATCAGTGCATCTGCGCTAAAGTATACGCGACCGACTGCCGCTCCCGGAGCGCCTGCAATACCTCCCTTTGAAGATTGGAGATTTTTAACACTCGCCATGTTGATGACCGGGTGCAGTATTTCGTTGAGCTGACCGGGTTTGACATTCTTTACAACATACTCCGCATCGATAATCTTTCGATTGTATAAATCGAGCAAGAAGTGTACCAATGCAATCGTGCTTTTTGCTTCAACGGATTTTTGTTCGATAAGCCACAGCTTTCCCGCTTCGATCGTAAAACGAATTTCGCGGACATCTTTACTATGGTCTTCCAATCGCCATGCAATGGCTTCCAATTGCTCAAGGTATACCGGCTTTATATCGTTAATATCCTTTCCGACAGCATCGACTTCATCGAATTTTTCTTGGAAGAACATACCCTGTAATTTCTTTTCGCCGGTAACGATATTACGGCTAAAGAATCTACCGGAGAATGATTCTTTATCATAGTTCCCGTATACCAATGGCTGAATCAATAAGGCTACATCGTTTTCATTGTCGGGTTCAAGACTGAGCAGCGTACTGATGAGCTGAATGGTTTTGTTGAGCTGTACTTCTGCAGTACTGAAAAATTCCTGCGGCAGATACGGTTGGTACATATCCATAACGGCAGCGCCTGATTCAGTATATTTTTCTTTCTTCAGTTCGTTTCCGATTTTTTCCAGCTGCTCTTTATAGAGCTGTTGTTTTGCGCCGTCTTCCTGTAATTCGGCAATCTTATGTAAAATTGAAAAGATACCGCGCAACAGAAATAAGACTTCGTGGCTTGCGAAATCTTTTCCCACCTTTTTTTCAAAACCGTCGATTGTTGTTTTTGCCAAGCCGAAGTTATGAAGCGTCGGATAATTGGCAATCACAAGGTTTGGCGAAATAACCAGTTTTAATAAAAGCGGATTTTCTGCATCGCCGAATTCTTTTTTTACCGCTTCGCCCATCTTTTTTAAGAACGGCCGTAGCGTTGATAACACATTTGCCTGTTGTAAGTCTTGCGTAATAGTCGCATCCATAACAAGTCCCGGTACGATCGGCAGTCCGAGTTCCGCAAACTCGTTCAGCTGGCGTCCGCGGATACCGAGGAGTGTTTTATCGACATTACTTTTAAGTGATTCTTTATTACTGAAAAAATGGATAGATTTAGACATATTCATAATAAACTCCTAGAAAAGGTTAAGAACGGTGCTGGGAGAACCGCGTAAAAAGGCTTCAAAACGCGGGCTTGCACCTTCGGCAAAATATTTGGACAGTTTTGACAAGTCTTTAATTTCCTCGCCTGCAACGGCAAATTGGATACTGCTGCCGTGTTTTACCTTTCCCCATTTAAACAACGTATTGATATCGACGATCTGTTCACCGTCATAAAATACGATAACCTTATTATGCGGATAGCGTGCATTGTAGCTTCGGATAATTCGCTTCCATGCTTCAACGTTTCCATTGTGAAATAACTCGTTGGTAACAATAACCGAAATTTGTTGAGAGATACGGTTTTTTCCTGCCGGTACCTGCATTTGAGCGGGAGCAGCTGTTCGTTTTGTCTGTGCAGCGCTTGCAGCAGTCTTGGTTTTTGCAGCCGCAGGAGCTTTTGTCGCTTTCCGTTTCTGTCCTCCGGC from the Treponema medium genome contains:
- a CDS encoding putative PEP-binding protein → MNMSKSIHFFSNKESLKSNVDKTLLGIRGRQLNEFAELGLPIVPGLVMDATITQDLQQANVLSTLRPFLKKMGEAVKKEFGDAENPLLLKLVISPNLVIANYPTLHNFGLAKTTIDGFEKKVGKDFASHEVLFLLRGIFSILHKIAELQEDGAKQQLYKEQLEKIGNELKKEKYTESGAAVMDMYQPYLPQEFFSTAEVQLNKTIQLISTLLSLEPDNENDVALLIQPLVYGNYDKESFSGRFFSRNIVTGEKKLQGMFFQEKFDEVDAVGKDINDIKPVYLEQLEAIAWRLEDHSKDVREIRFTIEAGKLWLIEQKSVEAKSTIALVHFLLDLYNRKIIDAEYVVKNVKPGQLNEILHPVINMASVKNLQSSKGGIAGAPGAAVGRVYFSADALIEAQHIARLQSADTRCILCVPASYAGDVKAIEVSTGVLSNEGGYSAHASVVSRQYGKISLVRPDMKIMANKAVINGVTIKEGDYITLQVPYYGESTVYFGAAELIEPDPKTSGLLDFIDLTRSFIQDFHVRANADSPRDAALAVSFGAEGIGLCRTEHMFFETKRINTFREMILAETTEERIKVLNKLQKVQMEDFYGIFKTMAGREVTIRLLDAPLHEFLPHNDAELDGFIEYLKTEKKKTASKKALSEAIALRAEVNPMLGHRGCRIAISYPEIYAMQVRAIFEAAYKLQKEGVETHVEIMVPIVMNFRELKQIAYGKKIEGHAYLGIRSIEQEIRAQFKAQPIDFKIGTMIELPVAALSAGEIARYAEFFSFGTNDLTQTTLGLSRDDFNSFMPDYTLYDLIDGNPFAILDPCVRELISTAIERGKLTRPDIKLGLCGEQGARPENIPFCMKAGLNYVSCSSYSVPIALLSIAQAELEKAENEGHKLTPKKAAK